From the genome of Thermosipho japonicus:
GATAGGAGTAGCAAAATTAGATGGAAATGGTTTTGGGACAGCTGGAGTGGTAATGTTAACCCCACACCAGAATCTTCAGTAATAAATACTTATGATCAAGTTTATAACATTTTTAGTCTAGAAATTGATTATAAATTTTTATCACTTAAAAGTTTATTTGTAGATAAAAAATATTTTATCTCTTTGCAAGTTAAATTTTGATGAAAATTTTTATTACATTTAAAAACTTAAATTTTTTCAAATTAGGTGAGAAAATATGAAAAAAAATCAAAAAAACGTAATTAGAATTCTCTTTTCAATCTTTATTGGATTATTTGTAATACTTTTTATGGGAAAATTCTATAAGACAAACATATTAAATGAAATAAAAAATATAAAATTGATCGATATTGTATTTGTTTTTTTTATCTATCTTATGGTTTACACAATAGATACTTTAAGGTATATAATTATCTTAAAACAATTCAAAATAAAACTAAACTTTTTTGAACTATTTTATAACAACGTTATGGGGTTATTTTTTTCATCAATTACTCCATTTGCAGCCGGAGGTCAACCATACCAAATTTACCATTTAAACAAGCTAGGTTTCGATTTAGAACATTCTACAAATGTTGTTGTTTCTAGATTTATAACTACAATGATACTAAATTTAATAATTGCTATTATTTCATATAAAAATGTGATAATTTCTTTAAAAGGGACAACCATTGAATCTACTCTAATTAATCTCGGGTTATTTGTATCAACTATAACTTTAATTCTAATTCTTATAGTATTTTCAAATTCTGATATCATAATTAAGTTAACAAACATTTTGAAATTTAAAAGATTAAAAAAAATAAAAACAAAGTATTTAGAATGGTCAAATAATTTAAAAAATAGTATAAAATTTTTATGGAAAGAAAAAATATATATAATGATATTAGACATTTTTTTAAACCTACTAGTCCTAATTTTACAAGCTTATTCATTATACTATATGTTTTTAAGATATACCAATTTAAATAATAGTTTTAACAACTTTCTTATAGTTTTTGGAACAATGTTATTATTAAATATGGTTATTTTTTACATTCCTACACCTGGAGCTAGTGGAACAATAGAAATAACTTATCAGATAATTTTTTCATCAATTTTAAAAGTACAAAAAGGAGTATTTTTGTCAATAATAGGTTGGAGATTTGCAACTTATTATCTTCAAATTCTTTTTGGGCTTCTATTGAGCTTTTTCAATTTAATGACTAAAAAAACTAAAAATAGTGAATTAAAATAAATCAAAAAAAAAATTAAAAAAGTCTAAGAAAATTGATTAAAAATATTCATTTTAAGGGGTGATCCAATTGAAAAATCTTATTGCAACAGCATGTAATCAAAAATATGAGCAGTTTCTATACAATGATTGGTTAATGTCTTTAAAAGATAATGTTAATCTTAACAACACTGATATTCTAGTAATTGACTTTGGATTAAGTAGTAATATTTTAACTAAACTAAAAAAAGAAAATGTTTTAGTAAAAAAAGCTAATACAAAAGGTAATATTGTAAATGCTCGTTTTATAGAATTATATAATTTCTTAATTAATAATAATAATTACAAAAATTTACTATTTTGTGACTCCGGAGATATTATATTTCAAAATGATATTTCAAAAATACTAAATTCAAAAATTAAAAATTTTTTAGTTGTATGTGAAGATATAGCCCCACCAATGTCACTTGTTTTAAAAGAAAATAATCTAGATAAAACTCTTATAAACAATATTAAATCTTTACTACACAATAAAAAAATGATAAACGCTGGTGTCATATTTGGAAACAAAGATTCTTTTATTTCTTTACTTGAATTTTTAATTAATAACTTAAAAAATTTAAACACTTGGGGGCTTGATCAGTTGTTAATTAACTATTATTTATACAAACATGGCTTTGAAGAATTAGAAGACATCTATAATTTTATTCCTACAACTCATATTAGCTCCTTAACTATTAAAAACGGAAAATTATTTAAAAATAATGAATTAATTTATATTGTTCACAACGCCGGTAATAAATCATTTTTTAGACCTTTAAAAAATTTTGGATATTCTAATAAAAACAAGATTCGATTAAATAGATTATTAGTATATTCTTTAAGAATTATATATAAAATATTTAACAAAAGGAGTGATTAAATGAATATTGGAATATTTTCTGACGTATACTTCCCTCAAAAAAATGGTGTTTCAACTGCTATAAAATTATACAAAGAAGAAATGGAAAAATTAGGGCATAATGTATTTTTATTTGTACCAAAATATTCTAAAAATTATAAGAGAAACGAAAAAAACGTTTTTGAATTTCCTGCTATTAAATTTCTATTTGAGAAAGAACAAAGAATTGCATTACCAATTTCAACAGACATTTTTAAAATAAAAAAATTAAACTTAGATATAATACACTCGCAGGACCCCTTTTCAATGGGAATTCTTGCAGAATTTTTATCTAGAATTTTAAAAATAAAACACGTTGGAACTCACCATACAATGTACGAATATTATAGAAACTATTTGCCTCTAATTATAAGACCAACATTAAAACAAACACAAAAAATGATTAAAAACTGGTGCTTAAAACTTGATAAAGTTATTTCTCCAACAAATAATATTAAAAATTTATTAGTAAGCTATGGTGTGCCTGAAGAACATGTAGTTGTAATACCAACTGGGATTGATGTAAATAAATTTAATAAACCAATAGAATGGAATATAAAAGAAGAATACAATATTAAACCCAATGAAAAAATACTTTTATTTGTTGGTAGATTAGGACCTGAAAAAAATGTAGATTTTTTAATTAACGTATTTCATAAAATTTTTCAAGAAGAAAAAAATATTAAATTTATAATTATCGGTGATGGAACCGAAAGACATAAATTAGAAGAAATAGTTATTGAATACAGTTTACAAAAAAATATTATTTTTGCAGGTGCACAACCTAGAGAAAAAGTGATCGATGCTTATAAACAAGCCGACTTATTTATATTTGCATCCTATACAGAAACCCAAGGACTAGTAATATTAGAGTCTATGGCTGCTGGAACACCAGTAGTAGCATTAGGAAAAATGGGAGTATATGATTTATTAAATCATGAAAATGCAGGAGGAATAATGATTAGAGAATTAAACGAGAATGATTTTGCACATGAAATTTTGAGGGTTTTAAAAAATGAAGAATTATATAACAAACTTTCAAAAAATGCTATTAATTTTGTAAAAGAAAATTATTCAATCGAAATATCCGTACAAAAAGTTTTGGAAGTGTACAAAAATCTATTAAATAAGTAATAAATAATACTGAAAATCTCCTTCTTGGCTAACGTAAGAAGGAGATTTTTTTATTCAAAATAATATTAATATCATAATGAAAAGTATAATATAAATAGCTTAATTCAAACCACAATAGCTAAACACGAGATCATATTTTTGGCTTATCAGCATTACTTAAATAAACAAAAATACTAACAAACCATGAAACAAGCAAGCCTATTGAAACAAGCTCTCCAAATTCTTTTAAAAGCTCTCCTTGGGCTAAAATAAAACTTCCAAATGCAATTATCGTAGTTAAAACAGAAATAGTTACAGCTTTTTCTGTCTTCATAATACTATCTCTTCCATGAAGTATACTGTGTGATAAATGAACCATACTATCTACACCAATTCCAAGAAAAATTGGAATTATTAAAAGATTTAAAAACGTTAAATCTATTTTTAAAGCCACATAACCTATACCAATGGTAGCTAATATTGAAAGAACCACATAGAAAGTCACTTTCAAAGACTTTAAAAAACTCCTTAAATCAATCAAAAGTGTAATTATTATCGCTAAAAACACAAAATATACCGCTTTGCTCGTTGAATTAATCAAATATACCATTACTTTGTAAAATAATGCTGGATATCCAAATACCTTTTTTCCTTTAAGTTCTTCATCAAAAATCTTTTTTAAGTTATTATCTCTCCACAACGAAACTTTTTCTTTAGCATAAAGCAAATAATATCTAGTATTATTAGTATCATAGAAAAATAATGCTGGAATATCTTTTTCTATACTTGAAATAACATCATCGTATGTTTTGGCTGTTCTTAGCAAACTCAAAGTTTCCAAAAGGCTATTATATAAACCATACTTTTTAAATACTACATCTAATATAGGTTCATTTATAACCTTGTAAACCGTCTCATAAAAACTCGGCCTTATTTCTTCCAGTTTTTCAGGCTCTTCGACAAACGAAAGTAATGAAAAAGTATTTGAAAAATACTTAGAATTTTCTATCTCGTTTTTAATTTCTTTCAACTCATCTATACTCTTTGCGGCAATTACAATTTGTCCAACACCAAATTCTCCAAACTTTTCTTCTGCAATTTCAAGAGCTTTAACAGCTTCAGAATTTTCTGGTACAAGTCCTGGTGGAGTATAGGAAAAATTCTTTACAGCTAGGTATGAAAATGCTGAAAAAATAATAACTGCAAACCACACAAGTACTTTTATAGGTTTTATTCTTCTAAGTAGCTCTAAAAAACTTGAAAAGTACTCTTTTTTAGGAATACTTATACTTTGTTGAAACCTAGAATAAAAAGCAGGAACTAGAAAGTTCATATAAACAAAAAATATCATTACACCTATTCCAGAAGATATTCCCATTTCCTGTAAAGGCTTTGAAGGACTGAGAGCAAGTGCTAATAAAGCAATGGAAGTAGTTATTGCAGAGACAAATGAAGGAGTAAAATTTTCCTTGAAAGCTTCAACAATGCTTTCATTTGTCTTTCCATATATTCTCAAATTCTCATGTATTTTTGCAGTTATATGAATACCATAATCAATTCCAAGTCCAAGAAGCATCGCGTTTACAAAAGAAGTAATAATATTAATTTGCTTAAAAAGTAATACTATAATTCCAAGACTTGTACCCATAGCAAGTATCATTGAATAAAACATGAATAACATAGTCTTAGAACTACCGTATGAAATTAA
Proteins encoded in this window:
- a CDS encoding glycosyltransferase → MNIGIFSDVYFPQKNGVSTAIKLYKEEMEKLGHNVFLFVPKYSKNYKRNEKNVFEFPAIKFLFEKEQRIALPISTDIFKIKKLNLDIIHSQDPFSMGILAEFLSRILKIKHVGTHHTMYEYYRNYLPLIIRPTLKQTQKMIKNWCLKLDKVISPTNNIKNLLVSYGVPEEHVVVIPTGIDVNKFNKPIEWNIKEEYNIKPNEKILLFVGRLGPEKNVDFLINVFHKIFQEEKNIKFIIIGDGTERHKLEEIVIEYSLQKNIIFAGAQPREKVIDAYKQADLFIFASYTETQGLVILESMAAGTPVVALGKMGVYDLLNHENAGGIMIRELNENDFAHEILRVLKNEELYNKLSKNAINFVKENYSIEISVQKVLEVYKNLLNK
- a CDS encoding efflux RND transporter permease subunit, giving the protein MIERFAKFLIKKASVFILILSLIGLLFGIYSLLNLKVNAELTELAPEKIPEFKDMVKFTNEKVVSNTLLLVIELENKKINVNEFVEKLKDAFEETPYISKAEAFDDPETMLKYGIFTIDENSLTNVLNYYNAVINVEPRSAIDFRFWRNLGVAISTVSEYANSFLSRSGIKKYYLISNDGNVILMNFSMSKPVTDIDFLNKAIPDLKNIASKLSKEFEANILFSGSAMNNYIGNKQVTKDFQITTIVSLVGISLLLLISYGSSKTMLFMFYSMILAMGTSLGIIVLLFKQINIITSFVNAMLLGLGIDYGIHITAKIHENLRIYGKTNESIVEAFKENFTPSFVSAITTSIALLALALSPSKPLQEMGISSGIGVMIFFVYMNFLVPAFYSRFQQSISIPKKEYFSSFLELLRRIKPIKVLVWFAVIIFSAFSYLAVKNFSYTPPGLVPENSEAVKALEIAEEKFGEFGVGQIVIAAKSIDELKEIKNEIENSKYFSNTFSLLSFVEEPEKLEEIRPSFYETVYKVINEPILDVVFKKYGLYNSLLETLSLLRTAKTYDDVISSIEKDIPALFFYDTNNTRYYLLYAKEKVSLWRDNNLKKIFDEELKGKKVFGYPALFYKVMVYLINSTSKAVYFVFLAIIITLLIDLRSFLKSLKVTFYVVLSILATIGIGYVALKIDLTFLNLLIIPIFLGIGVDSMVHLSHSILHGRDSIMKTEKAVTISVLTTIIAFGSFILAQGELLKEFGELVSIGLLVSWFVSIFVYLSNADKPKI
- a CDS encoding lysylphosphatidylglycerol synthase transmembrane domain-containing protein → MKKNQKNVIRILFSIFIGLFVILFMGKFYKTNILNEIKNIKLIDIVFVFFIYLMVYTIDTLRYIIILKQFKIKLNFFELFYNNVMGLFFSSITPFAAGGQPYQIYHLNKLGFDLEHSTNVVVSRFITTMILNLIIAIISYKNVIISLKGTTIESTLINLGLFVSTITLILILIVFSNSDIIIKLTNILKFKRLKKIKTKYLEWSNNLKNSIKFLWKEKIYIMILDIFLNLLVLILQAYSLYYMFLRYTNLNNSFNNFLIVFGTMLLLNMVIFYIPTPGASGTIEITYQIIFSSILKVQKGVFLSIIGWRFATYYLQILFGLLLSFFNLMTKKTKNSELK